Below is a window of Mus caroli chromosome 2, CAROLI_EIJ_v1.1, whole genome shotgun sequence DNA.
TGAGGAAGTATTCATGAATGCTGGGGTTGAGTCATAAGACTTACTGGGCACATGGATTTGCATGGATTTGCTTTcaacgagagaaagagagagagagagagagagagagagagagagagagagagagagagagagagagagagagaNgagagagagagagagagagagaaagaagaagaagaagaagaagaagaagaagaagaagaagaagaagaagaagaagaagaagaagaagaagaaaaagaagaagaagaagaagaaaggtggTGGGGGGAgcgagtaggagagagagagggcctTAAATAGTGTAAAAACTGAGTGACTTCTGCCAAGATCTGAGTGTGCTGTGTCTAATAAAGCCTTAGCTGCAGAAAGACAAGTGTAGAAAATTGTTATCTATTACAGTTGAGGTGATGTATAAGGTATTTTGAAAATTTAGTGCCTTAGCTAATACAGAttgtggaaatattttaaatgataaagcTATGAAATAAATAGCCCAGGTTAAGATCTCAGGTTCCGTTTAGCTTCATGAACTAGAAATTGCATTTGTGCCTTTTTTCACTATAGTTCTTAAAATTGGGGCAGCACAAAGCTGTTAAGACTGGTACTgttctatttataatattttgaattGTTAGAAGATACATGAAAAAGCTAAATCCTAGTTACATAGAGCAAGAATAAACGGTAAATTGTACAGCTACTTTACCCTGAAAGCAGCCACAATCCCAAATCAATATAGTTGATGTCTCTATTCTGATAAAATAATGCATAAAATCAGCAGCGGGCTTGGCAGAGAGGCTTTTCCcctagagaaaggaagagattaaaaaagagaagaatttaaaagtaaacagGAAAAATCAAGAgttcttttttcccttctcttttcttcctacaGCCTCTCTCATATCCCACAACTCTCAAATTGatagcttctgtttctttattgttacacctctctctatcatctctcttatccatctatctatctatccatccatccatccatccatccatccacctatctatctatctatctatctatctatctatctatctatctatctatctatctatctgataaCATATAAACACATCTCgctgagtccatttttgttgtttgtatgtagtCTAGTCTCAGAGCTGACCATTTTGTGCTGGACAGCCAGGCAGGATGCTCATCTCTGGGAGAGGCTAATCCTCTCAGCAGTCATTCATtgactgtagttctttgtctaggatgAGGCATGTTAGCATGACTGTTGGTACTGTCTGTTCAGGTCTTATTTGAGCAGTTGTTTCTAAGAGAAGCAGTCTCACAGCAGAGCTgctggtattctggctcttacacttcCTGGCCCATCTTccttgatgttccctgagccatagatgTAGGAGCTCTGCTGCAGATGCATCCATTGGGTCTGGGTTCCCCTCAATCCATTGCTCTCTGGattgtgtccagttgtgggtttctgcaACCATCTCCATTTGCTGTAGAGAGAAGCTGCATTTATCTGTGAGCATGAGGGTACCATTTAGAATGTAGGTAAGGAGTTTTTCTGCTCTAGCAAAGTGATGTAGCTTCTCTTTGACTGGACAAGCCCCAGACCTTAAGTTTACTTAGACAGCTGATGGTCACCACAGACATGAGTTTGCACTTGATGGACGCACTGCCATGCTTGTCACTGTTGCCTTAGCAGGGTGGGACTGTTGGTTGCCTCCCCGGCAGCTTGCATGAAGCGTTCTGGTACCATGGCAGTTAGATTGCAGTGAGCAGGCTTCAGGTTAGATTCAGCTAAAGAGTCCAAGTCCTGCGTTCTCATTGGGTCCTCGGCAGTAGAGCCTGactttcagtctctgggaggtATTTGGGGAGTCATTTGGAACCCCCTCCTGAGAATTGTGAATCTGAATAGAGAGTTCTCAGTAGAAGAAATTAAACTGCTCATCATTCTTaacaattagggaaatgcaaattaaacaactttgagatttcaccttactCTGGTTGGAATGGCTAATATTAAGACAACTTTTCATCTTTAAACTGTTGTTTCTTCCTCTCTAGGTATAAGGGGCCACTGTTAGAGGAACAGGCCCTCTCCAAGGCAGCAGAGGGTGGACTGTCTTCACCTGAGTTTTCAGAGCTCTGCATTTGGTTAGGCTCCCAGATAAAGTCCTTATGCAACCTGGAGGAAAGCATCACTTCAGCTGGTATGCTGCCCCattctgtctcccctccctttcaGTAAAGCAAATTGGCAGTGCATGGTGTGTGGTCTTATCAACAGTATGATTACTATGTAAGGAAAAGTCAGAAATATGAAGAAACTGCTTATTAAAGAGTCTTTAAATTGAATTTTGCAGAAATTCAAAGTTGACTCTTAAATTTGCTACAAAACTGTGAGCCATCCCTGCCTATCTGTGGTCAAAGGCTCAGTATCATTCTttggaaaagaaagtgggaactAGCTGTTTTAAAACTGAAGCTTAGGTAGTGTGAACTAgctgttttaaaaactgaagcttAGGTGGTGTGAACTAGCTGTTTTAAAACTGAAACTTTTCACTCATTttgaattaagttttaaaaatatgtataatccTCAATTTAATATTATTCTCAAGTCTTTATCTCAGGATAAGGATTCACATGGAAATATTGTGATTAAAAACCTCTCAGTACCTTATACAGCTCTTTTAATTCATTGCCATCTTGTAACTGGAGTCTTGCGACTTTGGTAGAATTTCAGATAgtttggtaaaataaaaatagtaattacTGGTCATTTGCTGAGGAACAAAGTAGCATTCTTTTtcaaagatgttttgtttttttttaaagatttatgtatttatttcatgtatgtgagtacactgtagccgtacagatggttgtgagccttcatgtggtttctgggaattgaactcaggatgccTCCCTGCTCcggccccactcactccagcccaaagatttatttattattatatgtaagtacacggtagcggtcttcagacaccagaagagggtgtcagatctcattatgggtggttgtgagccaccatgtggctgctgggatttgaactcaggacctttggaagggcagtcagcactcttacccgctgagccatctctctagcccctgtttttttggttttgtttttttaaacgtTTTCTTTGTCATACATGACAGAATTAAtttgaagcaaaataaaatatgtacatttaaagAAAGCATGGAGCAGGTTTCTCATGTTAAAGATAAGCTGTGAAGCTAACACCCATGATTGCATTCATTGTCTGATCATGGAAAGCGTTAGAATTGGACAGTTGCCATGGAGCCAGTTAACAGCTGTAGCTCTGATAATGCTCTTGCATgttttggttcctagcactcaaaaTGCCCAGCTTGCTTGATTTCAAGGAGATTCCATTTGGAGGAAGTTATCAGAGGTTTAAATGTAGAGATACTTCCAATCCCGTGGCGTGCCGTTCGCCTTCTTAGACTTAGATGTCGCTCTCTGTGTAGACATTGTGTGCTCGCTTTTACCCAAGCCTTGCAACTGCCTAGCTAAAGATTGACTTGGAAATGAAAGTCTGGAACTGAACGTAGAGTGGAAACCACAGGTGATAAATTGTACAGTGGTGGATTCTGTGGTAAGCGCTTGGTGAATATGTGTGACTTCTTCTTTTAAAGGGAGAGATGACCTAGAGAGCTTCCAGCTTGAGATAAGTgggtttttaaaagagatggcCTGTCCATACTCGGTACTCATCTCAGGAGACATTAAAGAGCGCCTCACGAAGAAGGATGACTGCTTGAAACTTCTGTGTAAGTTGTCTTCCCTTGGGTGTGGAAATGCACGTGCTCAAAATACCCTTGTTATTTTCAGGTCAGAACTTATACACTGGTTATTGAGACAGTAGATAGCAAAAGGCTTTTGTATTTGACTAAAAATGTTGCACTGTCTTAGACATTTTTACATGAACAGTTTAAACTCTACCAGCACACATTAACACTCATAGTATAGTCAGCAAATCCCTGTTTGTGCTGTCTATGGTATTTCAGCAAGTTTTCCTTTGACCCATAGCTGACCATTTATGATGAAATGGCTAACTCTGTCATCTCTGAaatcttacttatttttttaaattctttgggAAACTAGACTATTGTGCAGATTACTGTATCTTCTCTGTAGTGATGGGCATTGATTGACTGTTTAGAAACATTTATTGATCACCTACTCTTATACCAGGAAGTATCCTGTGCAGTAGGAACAAACATATAAcagaaaatatgacaaaatatagTTTGTGCCTTTTGAATGAGGCTTGTTTTTACTGACAGGAGGTTTGGATTGTGTATCATTTGTATTCCAACAGCTGGTCTAAGGGTCCCCTTAGAGTGTGTATTTTGTGAAACTTTGTGTTATTTTTAGAACTCACTGAACAATGACTATTTGTCATTCACGCTTGAGGTGTTCTATAGCTGCTGTTCTTTTTGGTTCTTGGTTAGTCTTGATTTTGATAGTATTAAtacttgttttaaataaattataattcaaattttaagaaattctcatacatatattaatgttattttctgatttttttttgttacagtGTTTTTAAGTACAGAACTTCAAGCTTTAcaaatattacagaagaaaaaacataaaaattctcAGTTAGATAAAAATAGTGAAATTTGCCAGGAAGTTCAAGCTGTATGTGATGCCCTCGGGGTCCCCAAGTCTGACACTTCAGACATTCCACTTCTGCTGAGCCAAGTGGAATCAAAGGTAtcatagatatatattttaaattttatcaaaaaTTCAACTAAATGCTAACATGTCAATgttatattctaaataaaaacGTTCCCTTTAATTGTGATATACAGACTATCAATTTCAAGAGAAACTTAAACGATGtactcggggctggtgagatggctcagtgggtaagagcacccgactgctcttccgaaggtccagagttcaaatcccagcaaccacatggtggctcacaaccatccgtaacaagatctggcgccctcttctggagtgtctgaagacagctacagtgtacttacaaataataaataaataaatcttaaaaaaaaaaaaacaaacaaaaaacgatgTACTCGGAGTCCATATTGGTGATAGAGCCCTTGCCTTCCATATGGAAGGTCCTAGGTGCTCTGCCCAgcaccaaaacaaaaatactccCCAAGCTTTATATGCAAGCTAAGGTTTGGATGTATATGTAATTTAATCTGTAGTTAATATGCAGGAGTCATATCTTAGAGAGTGAGTCCTAAGGCTTTGCCAGAGTTTTCCATGATAAAATCACTTTGCAAATTCAAGGAGAATTTTCCCAGCTAGGGTTCTAATACAGTATAATGAAAGAAGTGGATATTTTCCAAGATGAAAGACACTTGCCATGGGATGTTCACACTCTTGCTTTCTTTGGCAATGAGCAAACATACTTTCTTGATTGCTTAGTAAGTGTGTAGTGTGTGGCAAATAAATAAGTACTCTGATAGGGTAGTTAACAGCTGTGACCTTCTAGCATGCCTCCTGCTTGTTACCCTCTAACATCACCTGGGCAGTGTTGTATGCCGTTCATCAGGAGTAAAAcatttctgagttttatttttctacatatgaTATTCCTAGAAGATGCTTTGTTATGATTGAGAAAGACAGTTTTTACTTTCTACTTAAGTAATATGACAGCAAATCACTGTCATTTACTGTTCTGAATATTTACATGTGGTGGTGATCAGGGTTTTTATTGCTTGCCACCTCCACAGTAGGAAGCTGAGGTGCTGTCCTGCAGTGTGGTAGAGCTGATGTTTGAGTATAGGCACTCGGCTGCCAGGCTGCTGCTCTTAGCTCTCTCTAACAAGTCTACTAAGTCTCCTTGCATTTTAGAAATCTGAGAAattgcatctgtgtgtgtcagGGTCCTCCTGAGTGACAGGCAGCAGCTGACCCTTAGGTGTTAGATATGGAGAGGGAGGTGACCCTGCAGGTAGCTAGGGCATTTTGGGGAACTAACAGAAACAGCCTTAAGGAAGTAAATGAATTTAGAAATGATGCAGCATCCTGTACAATAACTGTATGGTCACAGTAGAGGTAGACTGCTTTAAAGAGCAGAGAATTTACATTTTGGGGCAGTGCTACACAGGTTTGTTCTAAGTAATGTTTAGTTAAATATAATTCTCAAGATGCAATCTGCATGTTAAAAACTCACCCATACTAAAGGTACAGAGCAGTGAATTTCAGTCTGTTTTCTGTGGTGTACAATTATTACTGATTATGGACTAATTTTAGAACATTCTAAACTTCCAgaacctacccccccccccccccccccccccccccccccccgcaccggTCCTGTTCACAGTCATTTTTTATTACCATCCCAGTTTtcaaggtgaccttgaatttgttttgtatccatttatattgttttcccagcatgcatgtatgtgcaccatgtacatgtctGTTGGATCCCATGGAATTGGGGgcacagatgattgtgagccaccatatgcttgctgggaatcgaacccaggtcctctgaaagaacagtgagtgctcgTAATCACTGAGCTCTCTCTTCAGCATGATTTTGAACCTTTAATTACTGTTTCTGATTGTTCACTGTGGTTACTGTATAATATGAGAGTGAACCACACCCCAGGTAGGAGGGTGAGCACAGCTCAGATCTTCACTCTGGGTCAGCTTCTTCAGGGTAAATGACTATTAATGGAATGACCTGTGATGTTacaaaaggaaaagtaattatccAATGTCCcgtttacaaaataaaaatggtactCTCAATCAGTGGCCCtgcaaaagtaataaaatgtttgTCAGGACTGGAAGAAGAGCGCGTCCTGTGTTGTCTGTGGAGCAGCGAGAACTGAATATGTACCAGTTACAGTGTTCATCTGAGGAAAGTGATGGACTTGTTAAATGTCTTGTTTCCTTCCTGAGAGGTGGCCAGGAAGTAAAGAGCGCCATGTTAGAGGCAATCCCAGAGTCATTGTACACTCACGGGGGGTTGTGACACTTCTGAACGGTAGCCGGGGCAAGAATGCGTTGTGGTTTGAATTACGGTAACTGGCACTTCCTTTGTACCGGGATTTGGCGCGGCTGTGACCTGAGCCCCTTTCCTGCTGGGTGCAgttgtgttttatttgctttaacTTGGTCGTTACTGGGCGTTCAAAACAGCACATCAAAGAAGAATAAGAtggctatgtatgtatgtatgtatgtatataacttTTTTGTAATCTTTCATGTTTACTTTTAGGTGAAGGATATTCTCTCTAAAGTCCAGAAAAACCATGTGGGAAAACCATTGCTAAAGGTTGATTTAAGTTCTGAACAGGCAGTAAGTAGTTCGTTTACTAGCTTTATAACTAAGTGAGGGCATAACTGTAttagttcattttaaaacatttttttgtcaCTGTAGTGAAATACTCGTGGCAGGCTGCCATTAGTAAAGAGACTTAGATTGCAGTTTTGAAGGCTGAAAATCTAAACCACATAGTGCCAGCTCTGGCAGGGCTGGTCTTCGTATCTGGCACTCCTGATGGGTGGCAAGGATGGTTTGCGTATATAAAGACGATACGGACGAAGAGGCATCCCAAAGTCCTTTTCAGGGTCTTGCCTGCAGTTAGTTGACCTACATGTCTTCTCTCTTGGCCCTACCTCACACAGGCTCTCTGtgctcttccttttttctccctaCACCTGCCACCTTGCAGACCACACCTCCAGCAGGAACCTTTGAGGGGACAAGCAACATCCAAGTCCATTGTACTGTCTTCTTTTTATAAATGGACATTTAGTATTTTGGAGAAATAGAATTGGTATTCTAGAGTAATCTATCACTACAGTTTAATCAagtcattaatttaaaatatctacttAGTCAAGAATATTTATAGTGGCCAATAGATTAGCAGAATTGTGACTTGAAAGGGTAATTTGTGAAACTAGCAAGGTAGGCAGGTATTGCCATAGTCTTTCCTTATTAATGTGCACTGCTTAGTAAATTGATGTCttactaaataaatatatttaatgaaagaTATAGGTATCTTTAATAGCTTCTGAACACTATAAATGTTTTAtcattaaatgttatttaaatattttttcatagtcTCATAGGATCATAAAATGATGATTTAGTGTTTAAAGTACAGTAATTTTCAAACTTCTTTTCTGAAGAATCAGTGTCTAATCTTTGTGTTTCATCCCCAATTCTTTAGGAAAAACTGGAAAGAATTAATGATGCTCTTTCCTGTGAATATGAGTGTCGCCGGCGGATGTTAATGAAACGACTGGATGTGACAGTGCAGTCCTTTGGATGGTCCGATAGAGCAAAGGTGAGGCTGCTCTCCCACTGGTGTCCTGTAGGTGGCAGTGTGGGGCAACTCCTGCCAGGCTTTCTCTGCTGTAGGTACCTAGGCCCAGTCACTCTTTAGTCTATTCTAACCTACATGTTCAGTTACCAGTGCTCTTCCATACAATGATCCGAGTCTCCTAGAGGTCCATGTTTGCTGACGACTTTTCCCCTGGCTTTCACCTTCGTTTTAATTTGCACGGCTTGATTTATACCAGTGTGTACGTAAAGACGTATGTGTGAGCTTAGCGAGGTGCAGATGTGAGTGAGTAACTAATGAAGCAGCAGTGTaagagcagggttggggaggaCTGCTGTCGGAACAGGTTTCTTGTGCTTCTTAGGCCGTGTGACTGCAGCATGTCGTCTCCTGGAAGAGAGTGGAGGAGTGGAGCCTTCCAACTAGAAGCTTTTCAGATAGCTTGGGGCCTTTGATCTTTCCTAGTGTTAGTCTGGggttctctctgcccctcccataTCATAGTGTAAGAACTTTCCAAACGGTAAGTAGGGGCAGGCATTGGACTTCCCCTATTTCAAGGACTGCTGTAATGGGCTCTGTAATATCCAGTATATGACAATCCTTGGTTGCCATGATTCCTCTAGCAGCTTCTAGCCAATACCCTTCGCTTCATATCTGCTGCCTGTTATTCAGCTTCCAACACAGTGGAGCTCTGATATTACCTCGTACTATTGTTTTGCACTTCTTCCTGGGTTATAGCACTTGGTGTCACTTACACCACTATTATTTGCCATCCTTCAAGGTTCATAGGCTAGAAGCCTGGTTCCCACCGTGGTGGTGGTCCGTGGAGTCTATCAACCCTGATGAATGGTCTGACCCTGGTCTTGAGGTTTGGTCTTACACGAATGAATTAGTTCTTGTGAAGTGAGCTGTTTAAAGTGTAGCTGTCATGAACTTGACCCCTCTGCAACATagtcttttctctttccacatcCTTTTCATGTTGGGATGTAGCTGGTGGCCTTGCCAGCCTTTTGGACTAATCACCAGACCCACGAGCCAAATGCACCATCAGGGATTTTGTTAAAGCAGCACAGAAGCAATGTATGAGTTTCATTCAGTGAGTGTCTAGCCTGGGATAGACAGTCTAAGACACTAGCAGTGAGAGAACTCAAAGACTTTGAAAGGAAAAGTTAAACTCTCATTATTTGCAAAtacatgatttatttaaaaaacatcctACAGATCTACTCGAAAACTCTTAGACCTAATAAACACATAGTTAAGTTACAGGATACAAAAATCAATGTTAAGAAAGTAGCTGTTCTGTGTCAGTGGTGTCCTCTTAATAATGTCCCTTTTCACGTCTGTATTCTTAGGTCCAGCTCTTGTGCTACTTCTTTCTTGGCCCTTGGTgacatttctgtctctgtgtgaggCATTGTGTCTGCAGTGCCACATGAACAACAGCAATGCCAAGTCAGGTGGCTATCATCGAGCAGATGAATTTCTAGATAATTCTGTGGGAATGGATCTGAATGGAATGTCCCCCCACCTTTCCCGCTTTCTTTTGAGTGGAGACTTGATTTATCTCATTACCTGCAATGTGTCTGTTGAAGTTACTATTTATGTTTAGTTTTGGAAGATGCTTTGTATTAAGGAGGCTCACTTATTCTAGGTTTTCCAGCTTTTTGGAGTCTTAAGTCTTCATAGTAATCACTAATAGTCTGTGATTCATTGGACTCTGTTGTGATGCTGCTCTATTATCAGTGTGGGTAAAGGTTTGCCAATCCTACTTTCTTTCAAACCCAATTCCTTGCTTAATCTTACCTGTTgttcttttatctctttcattAATTCTCCTCTGATCTTCATTATTCTTTGCTGTCTGCAGGGCTCAGGATTGGCTGATTGTGGCTTCTCAAGAGCCTTG
It encodes the following:
- the Fam98b gene encoding protein FAM98B encodes the protein MRGPELGPETSMEGDILDTLEALGYKGPLLEEQALSKAAEGGLSSPEFSELCIWLGSQIKSLCNLEESITSAGRDDLESFQLEISGFLKEMACPYSVLISGDIKERLTKKDDCLKLLLFLSTELQALQILQKKKHKNSQLDKNSEICQEVQAVCDALGVPKSDTSDIPLLLSQVESKVKDILSKVQKNHVGKPLLKVDLSSEQAEKLERINDALSCEYECRRRMLMKRLDVTVQSFGWSDRAKAKTDNIARIYQPKRYALSPKTTVTLAHLLAAREDLSKIIRTSSGISREKTACAINKVLMGRVPDRGGRPNEIEPPPPEMPPWQKRQEGGGRGGWGGGGGGRGGGGGGRGGWGGGGGWGGGGGSGGGWGGSGGGGGGRGGFQGRGDYGGRGDYGGRGGYGGRGGYGGRGYGDPYGGGGGGGGGGGYRRY